In Rosa chinensis cultivar Old Blush chromosome 1, RchiOBHm-V2, whole genome shotgun sequence, a genomic segment contains:
- the LOC112186381 gene encoding expansin-B15 translates to MASLRSILYLATVFCCLFEQSFSFNPKQLNLSLSATQWDTAGATWYGSPDGFGSDGGSCGYGDVVSQAPFSSMVTAVGPSLYKSGRECGACYQIKCTKHKSCSGKPVRVVITDSCPGGPCASDAAHFDLSGTSFGAMALPGQGEELRNAGVLEIQFARVACDYSGKTIAFHVDQGSNSNYFAAVIEYEEGDGDLGSVELKDASSTDSEGGEEWRAMQQSWGAVWKLDAGSALHPPLSIKLTSGYSGQTLLAKNVIPNGWQPGATYRSVVNYL, encoded by the exons ATGGCTAGTTTAAGAAGCATTTTGTACTTAGCAACTGTGTTTTGCTGCTTGTTTGAGCAGAGCTTTTCTTTTAATCCGAAGCAGTTGAACTTGTCACTCAGCGCCACCCAATGGGACACTGCCGGAGCTACTTGGTACGGCAGCCCTGATGGTTTTGGAAGTGACG GTGGATCTTGTGGGTATGGAGATGTAGTTTCACAAGCGCCATTCTCTTCCATGGTTACGGCAGTAGGTCCTTCTCTTTACAAATCCGGCAGGGAATGTGGAGCTTGCTATCAG ATCAAATGTACCAAACATAAATCTTGTTCCGGCAAACCAGTAAGGGTGGTCATCACAGATTCTTGCCCTGGAGGGCCTTGTGCGTCCGATGCTGCACATTTTGACCTTAGTGGAACTTCATTTGGTGCCATGGCACTTCCTGGTCAAGGGGAGGAACTCCGCAATGCAGGAGTATTGGAAATCCAATTTGCACG CGTGGCATGTGATTATTCAGGAAAAACTATTGCATTCCACGTGGACCAGGGATCGAACTCGAACTACTTTGCTGCTGTGATCGAGTACGAAGAGGGAGATGGTGATCTTGGTAGTGTTGAGTTGAAGGACGCTTCCTCAACTGACAGTGAAGGTGGCGAGGAGTGGCGTGCCATGCAACAATCTTGGGGTGCAGTGTGGAAACTTGATGCAGGGTCAGCACTACATCCTCCACTGTCAATAAAGTTGACTTCTGGGTACTCAGGCCAGACATTGTTGGCTAAAAATGTGATTCCAAATGGGTGGCAACCTGGTGCTACCTACAGATCCGTGGTCAATTATCTATGA
- the LOC112195425 gene encoding uncharacterized Rho GTPase-activating protein At5g61530 isoform X2, with the protein MPSAVSPRWQEKATGFFSTSGVKIKEAGQTAGTFVEEVTKDAKVNVSDMAGRVGSMFKSRWAILQQPSTRQAVQERLITAAATTGTLFRKGLSETKDKVSVGKIKVEEVAKKTAQKSKTILTDIERWQKGVASTDVFGVPIEVTVQRQQSSRPIPHILVNCADYLILSGLNTPYLFKGEGDKKVIQQLISMYNQDSNASIPEGVSSIDVAALVKCYLATLPEPLTTLELHNEIRGARSSINAMRNTLKKLPTVNYTTLEFITALLLRVSQKSVLNKMDTQSLAMEMAPVIIWQKGRAPDLYKKYWNQPSKGLSKKNSDPEPTYSAWDMLSDEGDTVDDSIPLDDGVAIDLGAIEVVQCLMEHHNAIFTDANETVWR; encoded by the exons ATGCCTTCGGCTGTCTCGCCGCGGTGGCAAGAGAAGGCTACTGGTTTCTTTTCTACCTCAG GGGTGAAGATTAAGGAAGCTGGACAAACGGCTGGGACATTTGTTGAGGAGGTTACGAAGGATGCTAAAGTTAATGTGTCTGATATGGCAGGGCGAGTTGGGTCAATGTTCAAGAGTCGATGGGCGATTCTTCAGCAGCCATCGACTAGACAAGCTGTGCAGGAGCGCCTTATAACTGCTGCTGCTACGACTGGCACATTGTTCAGGAAGGGATTGTCGGAGACAAAGGACAAGGTTTCGGTTGGGAAGATAAAAGTTGAAGAG GTGGCAAAGAAGACTGCCCAAAAAAGCAAAACCATTCTGACTGACATTGAAAGATGGCAGAAG GGTGTTGCAAGCACAGATG TTTTTGGAGTTCCGATTGAAGTTACTGTGCAACGGCAACAATCTAGCAGGCCTATTCCTCATATTTTGGTGAACTGTGCAGATTATCTCATATTATCAG GGCTAAACACACCATACCTGTTTAAAGGTGAGGGAGATAAAAAAGTTATCCAACAATTGATTTCGATGTATAACCAAG ATTCAAATGCATCAATACCAGAGGGTGTAAGTTCAATTGATGTAGCGGCTCTTGTCAAATGTTACCTAGCTACCCTTCCTGAGCCACTAACCACACTTGAGCTTCATAACGAGATCAGAGGTGCTCGTTCTAGCATAAATGCAATGAGAAACACGCTGAAGAAGCTTCCTACTGTAAACTATACAACACTGGAATTTATTACTGCACTACTGCTGCGTGTTAGCCAGAAGTCAGTTCTTAACAAG ATGGACACCCAAAGTCTTGCAATGGAGATGGCCCCGGTTATAATTTGGCAGAAGGGTCGGGCACCAGACCTATATAAAAAGTATTGGAATCAACCATCTAAAGGTCTTTCCAAGAAAAACTCAGATCCAGAGCCTACTTATAGTGCATGGGACATGCTTTCTG ATGAAGGTGATACTGTAGATGATTCCATTCCCTTGGATGATGGAGTGGCTATTGACTTGGGAGCTATCGAGGTTGTTCAGTGTCTCATGGAACATCACAATGCGATTTTCACTGATGCAAATGAAACAGTCTGGAGGTGA
- the LOC112195425 gene encoding uncharacterized Rho GTPase-activating protein At5g61530 isoform X1, whose protein sequence is MPSAVSPRWQEKATGFFSTSGVKIKEAGQTAGTFVEEVTKDAKVNVSDMAGRVGSMFKSRWAILQQPSTRQAVQERLITAAATTGTLFRKGLSETKDKVSVGKIKVEEVAKKTAQKSKTILTDIERWQKGVASTDVFGVPIEVTVQRQQSSRPIPHILVNCADYLILSGLNTPYLFKGEGDKKVIQQLISMYNQDSNASIPEGVSSIDVAALVKCYLATLPEPLTTLELHNEIRGARSSINAMRNTLKKLPTVNYTTLEFITALLLRVSQKSVLNKAGYAPLSFSMDTQSLAMEMAPVIIWQKGRAPDLYKKYWNQPSKGLSKKNSDPEPTYSAWDMLSDEGDTVDDSIPLDDGVAIDLGAIEVVQCLMEHHNAIFTDANETVWR, encoded by the exons ATGCCTTCGGCTGTCTCGCCGCGGTGGCAAGAGAAGGCTACTGGTTTCTTTTCTACCTCAG GGGTGAAGATTAAGGAAGCTGGACAAACGGCTGGGACATTTGTTGAGGAGGTTACGAAGGATGCTAAAGTTAATGTGTCTGATATGGCAGGGCGAGTTGGGTCAATGTTCAAGAGTCGATGGGCGATTCTTCAGCAGCCATCGACTAGACAAGCTGTGCAGGAGCGCCTTATAACTGCTGCTGCTACGACTGGCACATTGTTCAGGAAGGGATTGTCGGAGACAAAGGACAAGGTTTCGGTTGGGAAGATAAAAGTTGAAGAG GTGGCAAAGAAGACTGCCCAAAAAAGCAAAACCATTCTGACTGACATTGAAAGATGGCAGAAG GGTGTTGCAAGCACAGATG TTTTTGGAGTTCCGATTGAAGTTACTGTGCAACGGCAACAATCTAGCAGGCCTATTCCTCATATTTTGGTGAACTGTGCAGATTATCTCATATTATCAG GGCTAAACACACCATACCTGTTTAAAGGTGAGGGAGATAAAAAAGTTATCCAACAATTGATTTCGATGTATAACCAAG ATTCAAATGCATCAATACCAGAGGGTGTAAGTTCAATTGATGTAGCGGCTCTTGTCAAATGTTACCTAGCTACCCTTCCTGAGCCACTAACCACACTTGAGCTTCATAACGAGATCAGAGGTGCTCGTTCTAGCATAAATGCAATGAGAAACACGCTGAAGAAGCTTCCTACTGTAAACTATACAACACTGGAATTTATTACTGCACTACTGCTGCGTGTTAGCCAGAAGTCAGTTCTTAACAAGGCAGGATATGCccccctctctttctct ATGGACACCCAAAGTCTTGCAATGGAGATGGCCCCGGTTATAATTTGGCAGAAGGGTCGGGCACCAGACCTATATAAAAAGTATTGGAATCAACCATCTAAAGGTCTTTCCAAGAAAAACTCAGATCCAGAGCCTACTTATAGTGCATGGGACATGCTTTCTG ATGAAGGTGATACTGTAGATGATTCCATTCCCTTGGATGATGGAGTGGCTATTGACTTGGGAGCTATCGAGGTTGTTCAGTGTCTCATGGAACATCACAATGCGATTTTCACTGATGCAAATGAAACAGTCTGGAGGTGA
- the LOC112195040 gene encoding putative disease resistance RPP13-like protein 1, which translates to MGEAVLGAFLPVLLEKLANREVIEYFGRLKGVDKKVLEKWTGMLTAIEAVLSDAEEKQLTQTNVKLWLDDLRDLAYDVQDILDIFDTKMLKRRIERQEGSKSKLCISSLSKLKFNFSLNSEIKKITDRLEGITTREKQFGLKKLGGSKKPWKMPPTTSQLDAPVIGRDEAKEQILKDLLSKDKHRTTDFQNFHVVSIVGTAGLGKTTLAKHVFNDAVTQQFYPKGWVSVSDDFDIVRVTAAILESVTSAHVQEFKELNSIQEKLSKELAGKKFLIVLDDVWDTCKYGQWTTLQSSFRLGAAGSKIIVTTRDTNVAKMMGDTSPYNLESMSKDDCWKIFEHHALLNNRPQDVELLQEKIVVKCNGLPLAARTLGGLLRCKRVEEWEEILDHKMWTLSDRQTDILPALKLSYHYLPSNLKQCFSYCALLPNDFEFGEMQLILLWMAEGLILKQQNKQMEDLGRHYFRELVSRSLFQKSSKGNSRYIMHDLITDLARWAAGDSCSRLEDMQNYDSQHRCLPKVRHSSYIRGQYDGVKKFEVYSEAICLRTFLPLSLSDYHFNLYLAQKVTSDLLPKLQYLRLLSLSGYQMTELPNTIGKLKHLRYLDLSHNREIRSLPDSTTTLYNLQTLILDGCSRLKALPTSMRNLVNLRHLMNSNTSSLEEMAPQLGRLTNLQTLPNFVIGKAGSGSGVREIGSLLHLQGTLHLSRLENVDCVEDARSASLKSKEGLEALFLSWSSSSDSTEIANHVLDMLQPHTKLKELTIQGYAGLKFSTWIGDPSFSNVVRVRLEGCHHCQLLPPFGQLASLKELYIERMDAVESVGIEFCGEGNLPFQALETLEFQKLKNWKKWSACQQNEGVVVFSCLKKLSISDCPKLEGSLPEKLDSLAQLQISGCEELVVSISNYKQLHESYIKNCKMVVYDTSPALLDLLERLTFSNVSKLRFERQAFMKSLKNVKELKITGCEELTCSFQNEDRLLQHLISLGRLCIEDNSALVEKLGKEAEQLVQLQVLDCKIERLELSKCGSLLKVPEGLHHLTSLQELHINGCSSLVSFPDVGLPPCLKVLKIQKCDSLLHFAKYQIAPSLRRIGICECVKLKSLIEKEEVVVDGSCSSYCLKYLGISKCPSLLFLLCKAQLPRALKQLRIQNCRQLELITERFLDDTCQLERIDIWKCPNLKSVPEGLCHLTNLQSLDIWRCQSLVSLPRMSVWPRDIEIGDCKKLEVAHLLRDMMHTEELTIDYCEGLTTTSFPPNLTSLSIDNIKNCKALMESQGLHRLASLKKLRIEGDDRGLVSFPPGENSKEKEILLPRSLVELRIASFPNLKKLSKGFQFLTSLERLQIWYCPKLTTIPEEGLPLSLTTLRIDGCSPLLEERCKGRYRPKIAHIPCVEIDGYVI; encoded by the coding sequence aTGGGAGAGGCTGTTCTTGGGGCATTCCTTCCGGTGCTGCTTGAGAAGTTGGCGAATCGAGAGGTCATTGAGTACTTCGGACGCCTTAAGGGGGTCGACAAAAAGGTGCTGGAGAAATGGACTGGAATGTTGACTGCAATTGAAGCGGTGCTGAGTGATGCGGAGGAGAAGCAACTAACACAAACCAATGTGAAACTGTGGCTAGATGATCTCAGAGATTTGGCTTACGATGTTCAAGACATATTGGACATATTTGATACCAAAATGCTGAAGCGAAGGATAGAAAGACAAGAAGGAAGCAAAAGCAAGTTATGCATCAGCTCACTTTCTAAACTTAAATTCAATTTTAGTCTGAACTCAGAAATCAAGAAGATTACTGATCGACTAGAAGGGATAACTACTCGAGAAAAGCAGTTTGGTTTGAAGAAACTTGGAGGGTCTAAAAAGCCATGGAAAATGCCACCCACTACTTCTCAACTAGATGCACCTGTGATCGGAAGGGATGAAGCAAAAGAGCAGATTCTTAAGGATTTGCTCTCAAAAGACAAGCATCGTACCACCGATTTTCAGAATTTTCATGTGGTTTCCATTGTTGGTACGGCTGGACTAGGAAAGACAACACTTGCTAAACATGTATTTAACGATGCTGTAACGCAACAGTTTTACCCAAAGGGATGGGTGTCTGTGTCCGATGACTTTGACATTGTAAGGGTGACAGCAGCAATTCTTGAATCAGTCACGTCAGCTCATGTTCAGGAATTCAAGGAGCTTAATTCAATTCAGGAGAAGTTAAGTAAGGAATTGGCTGGCAAGAAGTTTTTAATTGTTCTAGATGATGTCTGGGACACATGTAAGTATGGTCAATGGACAACACTGCAGTCCTCCTTTCGTCTTGGAGCAGCTGGAAGTAAGATCATTGTGACAACACGCGATACCAATGTTGCAAAAATGATGGGAGACACTAGCCCTTATAACTTGGAGTCGATGTCAAAAGATGATTGTTGGAAAATCTTTGAGCACCATGCACTCTTAAACAACAGACCCCAAGATGTTGAGTTACTTCAGGAAAAAATTGTAGTAAAATGCAATGGATTGCCGTTGGCTGCAAGGACACTTGGTGGTCTTTTACGTTGTAAAAGAGTAGAAGAATGGGAAGAAATATTAGACCACAAGATGTGGACTCTATCAGACCGCCAGACAGACATCCTTCCAGCATTAAAATTGAGCTATCATTATCTCCCTTCGAATTTGAAACAGTGTTTCTCCTACTGTGCATTACTTCCAAATGATTTTGAATTTGGGGAGATGCAATTGATCCTTTTGTGGATGGCAGAGGGTTTGATTCTGaagcaacaaaataaacaaatggAAGATTTGGGCCGTCACTATTTTCGAGAGTTGGTGTCTAGGTCATTATTTCAAAAATCAAGCAAAGGAAACTCGCGATACATAATGCATGACCTCATTACTGATTTGGCACGTTGGGCTGCAGGAGATTCATGTTCTAGATTGGAGGATATGCAGAATTATGACTCACAACATAGATGTTTGCCCAAGGTTCGTCATTCGTCTTACATTCGTGGTCAGTATGACGGGGTTAAAAAGTTTGAGGTTTATTCTGAAGCTATATGTCTGCGGACATTCTTACCACTATCACTATCAGATTACCACTTTAATCTGTATCTGGCTCAAAAGGTTACTTCTGATTTATTGCCCAAACTCCAATACTTGCGACTGCTCTCTTTGAGTGGATATCAAATGACCGAGCTGCCAAATACAATTGGTAAATTGAAGCATCTACGGTATCTTGATCTTTCCCACAATCGAGAAATAAGAAGTTTGCCAGACTCAACAACCACTCTTTACAACTTACAAACATTGATATTGGACGGATGTTCTCGATTGAAGGCACTACCCACAAGCATGAGGAATCTAGTAAATTTGCGTCACCTAATGAATTCGAATACATCTTCATTGGAAGAAATGGCTCCTCAGCTTGGTCGATTGACTAATCTCCAAACATTGCCTAATTTTGTTATTGGCAAAGCTGGTAGTGGATCAGGAGTAAGAGAGATTGGGTCATTGTTGCATCTGCAAGGGACATTGCACCTATCAAGACTAGAGAATGTAGATTGTGTCGAGGATGCTAGAAGTGCCAGCTTAAAGAGCAAGGAGGGGCTTGAAGCTCTGTTTCTTTCGTGGTCTTCTTCAAGTGACTCAACAGAAATTGCAAACCATGTGCTTGACATGTTACAACCTCATACCAAACTCAAAGAGCTCACCATCCAAGGTTATGCCGGATTGAAATTTTCAACATGGATTGGAGACCCTTCATTCTCTAATGTGGTGCGTGTAAGGTTAGAAGGTTGTcatcattgtcaactcttgccGCCATTCGGACAATTGGCTTCTCTCAAAGAACTTTATATAGAAAGAATGGATGCAGTGGAAAGTGTTGGTATTGAGTTTTGTGGAGAAGGTAACTTGCCGTTTCAAGCTTTAGAGACCCTTGAGTTTCAGAAACTGAAAAATTGGAAGAAGTGGTCTGCTTGCCAACAAAATGAGGGGGTTGTGGTTTTCTCTTGCCTGAAAAAGCTTTCCATCAGCGACTGCCCCAAATTGGAGGGTAGTTTACCAGAGAAGCTTGATTCATTAGCACAGCTTCAGATATCTGGATGTGAGGAATTGGTGGTTTCAATATCCAATTATAAACAGCTTCATGAATCATACATCAAAAATTGCAAGATGGTGGTTTACGACACAAGTCCAGCTCTCTTGGACTTACTAGAGAGGTTGACATTTTCAAATGTTTCAAAGCTGAGATTCGAAAGACAGGCGTTCATGAAAAGCTTGAAAAATGTTAAAGAGTTGAAGATTACTGGTTGTGAGGAGCTGACATGTTCCTTTCAGAATGAGGATAGATTACTGCAACATTTGATTTCTCTTGGTCGTTTGTGTATTGAAGACAACTCTGCCCTTGTTGAAAAGCTAGGGAAAGAAGCAGAGCAGTTGGTGCAATTGCAAGTACTGGATTGCAAGATTGAACGTCTGGAATTGAGCAAGTGTGGAAGCCTTCTGAAGGTACCAGAAGGATTGCATCACCTTACATCTCTTCAAGAGCTTCACATAAATGGATGTTCAAGTCTAGTTTCTTTTCCGGATGTTGGTCTGCCACCTTGTCTTAAAGTTTTAAAGATTCAGAAGTGCGATTCTCTGTTGCACTTTGCAAAATACCAGATTGCTCCAAGCCTAAGAAGAATAGGGATTTGCGAATGTGTGAAATTGAAATCATTGATAGAGAaagaggaggtggtggtggatGGTTCTTGTTCGTCTTATTGTCTCAAGTATTTAGGGATAAGTAAATGTCCATCTCTGTTGTTTTTATTATGCAAAGCCCAATTACCCAGGGCTCTTAAACAGCTTCGGATACAAAATTGTAGACAGCTGGAGTTAATAACTGAGAGGTTCCTCGATGACACCTGTCAACTCGAACGAATTGACATCTGGAAGTGCCCAAACCTTAAATCCGTACCTGAGGGACTGTGCCACCTCACCAATCTTCAGTCATTAGATATTTGGCGTTGTCAAAGTCTGGTTTCGTTGCCGAGAATGAGTGTGTGGCCAAGAGACATTGAGATCGGAGATTGTAAGAAATTGGAGGTGGCACACTTGCTGAGAGATATGATGCACACTGAGGAATTGACGATTGATTACTGTGAAGGTTTGACTACTACTTCCTTTCCCCCCAACCTAACATCACTTTCAATTGACAACATCAAGAATTGTAAGGCGCTGATGGAATCTCAAGGGTTGCACAGACTTGCCTCTTTGAAAAAATTGCGGATCGAAGGAGATGATCGAGGTCTGGTGTCCTTTCCACCTGGTGAGAATTCGAAGGAGAAGGAGATACTGCTCCCCAGATCTCTTGTTGAATTGAGAATTGCAAGCTTCCCAAATCTAAAGAAACTGAGCAAGGGCTTTCAATTCCTCACCTCTCTTGAGCGTCTCCAAATCTGGTACTGTCCGAAGCTTACAACCATTCCAGAGGAGGGCCTGCCTCTTTCACTTACGACACTTAGGATTGATGGGTGTTCACCTCTACTTGAAGAGAGATGCAAAGGACGATACCGGCCCAAGATAGCACACATCCCTTGCGTCGAAATTGATGGCTACGTGATCTAG
- the LOC112195988 gene encoding hexose carrier protein HEX6 — MAVGVALTGEGGQYNGKVTPFVILSCMMAATGGVIFGYDIGISGGVTSMEPFLEKFFPEVYRRMKSDTKISNYCTFDSELLTSFTSSLYIAGLAASIFASSVTRAYGRKPSILAGGAAFLAGSALNGAAVNIYMLILGRILLGVGVGFANQSVPLYLSEMAPSKYRGAISNGFQFSVGIGALSANLINYGTEKIEGGWGWRISLALAAVPASILTLGAIFLPETPNSLIQRSVDHQTAMLMLRRIRGVEDVQLELEDLIKANNISKTIQHPFRKILERRYRPQLVMAIAIPFFQQVTGINVIAFYAPILFRTIGLGESASLLSAVMTGVVGTISTFISMLVVDKFGRRVLFIVGGLQMLVSQMMIGGVMATQLGDHGGVSKGYAYLVLVLIGIYVAGFGWSWGPLGWLVPSEIFPLEIRSAGQSINVVVNFLFTFIVAQTFLAMLCHFKAGIFFFFGGWVMVMTLFVYFFLPETKNVPIEKMETVWVEHWFWRRIVGEFGEDTKNEA; from the exons ATGGCGGTCGGAGTAGCACTAACAGGTGAAGGTGGACAATACAATGGCAAGGTGACACCATTTGTCATCCTCTCTTGTATGATGGCCGCCACAGGAGGTGTTATTTTCGGCTACGATATTGGAATTTCAG GTGGAGTGACATCAATGGAGCCATTTCTCGAAAAGTTCTTCCCGGAGGTATACAGGCGGATGAAATCGGACACTAAAATCAGCAACTACTGTACATTTGATAGCGAGCTGTTGACCTCCTTCACATCATCACTATATATAGCTGGTCTTGCAGCTTCTATTTTTGCCAGTTCCGTCACTAGAGCTTATGGCCGCAAGCCTTCGATCCTTGCCGGCGGTGCTGCATTCCTCGCCGGTTCAGCTCTAAACGGTGCGGCTGTGAACATTTACATGCTGATCCTAGGACGCATCTTGCTTGGTGTTGGGGTTGGTTTTGCAAATCAG TCTGTTCCTTTATATCTTTCAGAGATGGCACCATCAAAATATAGAGGGGCAATTAGTAATGGCTTCCAATTTAGTGTTGGCATTGGTGCATTATCAGCTAACCTCATCAATTACGGCACTGAAAAGATCGAAGGAGGTTGGGGGTGGCGAATCTCCCTAGCCCTGGCTGCAGTCCCAGCCTCAATCTTAACACTCGGCGCAATTTTCCTTCCGGAAACACCCAACAGTCTAATTCAGCGCAGTGTAGACCACCAAACAGCTATGCTAATGTTGCGGCGCATCAGAGGCGTCGAAGATGTCCAATTAGAACTTGAAGATCTCATCAAAGCAAACAACATTTCCAAAACCATCCAACACCCTTTTAGGAAGATCCTAGAGAGAAGGTATAGGCCTCAACTTGTAATGGCAATAGCCATCCCATTTTTCCAGCAAGTGACTGGAATCAATGTCATAGCTTTCTATGCCCCTATACTCTTTAGAACAATTGGCTTAGGTGAAAGTGCATCACTTTTGTCTGCTGTCATGACCGGTGTAGTCGGTACAATCTCAACCTTCATATCCATGCTTGTAGTGGACAAGTTTGGCAGAAGGGTCTTGTTCATAGTTGGGGGCCTTCAAATGTTGGTGTCACAAATGATGATTGGGGGAGTCATGGCGACTCAACTAGGTGATCATGGTGGAGTGAGCAAAGGGTATGCATATTTGGTACTGGTTTTGATTGGCATATACGTAGCCGGGTTTGGGTGGTCTTGGGGACCTCTAGGATGGTTGGTTCCTAGTGAAATTTTCCCACTGGAGATTAGGTCAGCTGGGCAAAGTATCAATGTGGTGGTGAACTTTTTGTTCACTTTTATTGTTGCTCAAACGTTTCTAGCTATGCTTTGCCACTTCAAGGCTgggattttcttctttttcggaGGTTGGGTGATGGTGATGACACTGTTTGTGTACTTCTTTTTGCCGGAGACGAAGAATGTGCCGATTGAGAAGATGGAGACAGTGTGGGTGGAGCACTGGTTTTGGAGGAGAATTGTTGGGGAGTTTGGCGAGGACACCAAGAATGAAGCTTGA